The region ACCTGGCCACCGAAGCCGGTCGCCGAGCAAGCGCCGGTGTTGCCGGCGGCGCAGTAAGGAAAGCACCCATGCCGCCGCCAGACAAGCGGGAACTGGGGCGGCTGGCGGAAGACGATGCGCTGGCGTATCTGCTGCTGCAGGGACTCAAGCTGATAGAACGCAATTTCCTGTGCAAGGGCGGCGAACTGGACTTGATCATGCGCGACGGCAAAAGCGTCGTCTTCATCGAAGTGCGCCAGCGCAGCGGCAGTGCTTTCGGCGGCGCCCTGGCCAGCATCACGCCGGCCAAGCAGCGGCGCATGACGCGTGCCGCGCAAACCTGGCTATTGAGCCAGAAGAACTTGCCGCCATGCCGTTTCGACGCCGTCGTCATCGATGGCGGACGCATGGAATGGCTGAAGAACATTCTCGATATGTAAGCATTTTTAACAGCGCTTGTTCGCCTTGCCGCGCGCCTGCACTATAATCGGCAGACTATGAATAATCAACGCATCCTCTCGCACTTCCACGAAAGTGCCGAACTCAAGATCCAGGCCGCTACGGTGCTGGCGCCCGCGATTGCCCAGGCGATCGAGCTGATGTTTGCCGCGCTGTCGAACGGTAACAAGATCCTGGCCTGCGGCAATGGCGGTTCCGCCGCCGACTGCCAGCATTTTGCCGCCGAGCTGGTCGGCCGCTTCGAACGCGAACGCTTTCCGCTGCCGGCGCTGGCATTGACCACCGACACGTCGATCATGACGGCGGTGGCCAACGATTACAGCTACCGCGAAATTTTCTCGAAGCAGGTACAGGCCTTCGGCCAGGCCGGCGACATCCTGCTGGCCATTTCCACGTCGGGCAATTCCGGCAACGTGATGGCGGCGGTGGAAGCGGCGCTGGAGCGCGAAATGCGCGTGGTGGCGCTGACGGGCAAGGACGGTGGCGCGATCGGCAAGCTGCTGACCGATGCCGACGTGCATATCTGCGTGCCGGCCGAACGCACGGCGCGCATCCAGGAAGTTCATCTGACAACCATACACTGCATTTGCGACGGCATCGACGTCGCACTATTCGGAGGAGACGTGAATGACTAAATTCGGTACTGGCCCAGGCTGGAAACGCGTACAACGCCCATTGGCGACCGCTCTGTTGTGCGGCGCCATGCTTACCTCGCTGACCGGCTGTATCGAATTGATGGTCGGTGGCGCGGTGATGAGCGGCGTGGCCGCGGCGGACCGCCGTACCCTGGGCGCCCAGACCGAAGACAAGGCGATCGCCGTGAAGGGCGAATCGCGCGTGCCGGCCGTCACCGGTGACGCCGGCCATGTGAATGTCACCAGTTTCAACCGCCGCGTGCTGCTGACGGGCGAAGTGCGCGACGAAGCGATGAAAAACGCCGTCGAACGCGAAGTGCGCAATATCGCCGGCGTGGAATCGGTGGCCAACGAGCTGATCATCGCTGGCCCGGCCAGCTATACCTCGCGCTCGAACGATGCGCTGATCACCACCAAGGTAAAAGCCAGCCTGGTCGACATGAAAACCATCTCGGCCGCCTCGTTCAAAGTCGTCACCGAAAACGGCACCGTCTTCCTGATGGGCCGCGTGACCCAGCGCGAAGGCACGGTGGCGGCCGACGTGGCGCGCGGCGTGGGCGGCGTGCAGAAAGTGGTCAAGCTGTTCGACTACATCTCGGAAGCGGAACTGAAGCAATTCCAGGCCGATCCGGCGCCGGCGCGCGTCAACAACCCGGTCGGGCAGTAAAACCCCTAGGCCTTCCGGCCTACGGCGCGAACACAACGATGGGGCTATAATGGCCCCATCGTTACGTATCTGGTGTGTAAAACTATGTCAACATCGACTTCCAAATCCTGGCTCAAGCCTGTCCTGATCGCCGTACTGGTGGCGGGCGTGGCGGCGGCAGGCTATCTGTCGCTGAACAACAAGCAAAGCGCACCGGACGTGACCTTCCACGCCATCGACGGCGAAAAGATCTCGTCAAGCAGCCTGCGCGGCAAGGTGGTGCTGGTCAATTTCTGGGCCACCTCCTGCACCACCTGCGTGGCGGAAATGCCGGAAATGGTCGAAACTTACAACAAATACAAGGCGCAGGGCCTGGAGTTTGTCGCGGTCGCCATGCAATACGACCCGGCCAACTACGTGCTGAACTTTGCCCAGACGCGCCAGCTGCCGTTCAAGGTGGCGCTCGACGTGACGGGCGAGGCCGCCAAGGCGTATGGCGACGTGGCGATGACGCCGACCACCTTCGTGCTCGACAAGCAGGGCAAGATCCTCAAGCGCTACGTGGGCAAGCCCGAATTTGCCGAACTGCACAAGCTGCTGGAAACGGCCATCGCGGGATAAATACCCGCACACAACACATAACGTTGTTGCAAATGATTGCCTGCTTGATATAACCTTCCATTTCGTGAATCCCGTTCACCTTGTGAAGGTTAGCCGTGTCTCCTGACGCCCCATCGCTCGACCCGCAACAACTGAAAGCCTGGCTGCTCGCGGCCGGCAACAAGGACGCCAAGGCGTTCCGTCAACTATATAACGCCACATCATCGAAACTGTTTGGCTTCGCGCTGCGTATATTGCATAAGCAAGAGCTCGCTGAAGAAGCCTTGCAAGAGGGTTTCGTCGCCATCTGGAACAACGCCGCCACGTATCAAAGCCACTTGGCGGCGCCGATGACCTGGATGGCCACCATCGTGCGCAACAAGGCGTTCGATGTGCTGCGGCGCAGCGACGACACAGTTGAAATCGATGCCGAACAGTTTGATAGCGAAGTCATGAACGCACTACGAGATCCCCAGGCCACGCCGATAGAGTCGCTGCAGATGAGTGGCGACGCCAAGGCGCTGGCGTTTTGCATGTCGGCCCTGGAAGGGCTGCACCGCCAGGTGGTCGCGCTGGCGTATTACCATGACCTGTCGCACAGCGAAGTGGCGCAGCAGATGTCGCTGCCGATCGGCACCGTCAAGACCTGGATACGGCGCAGCCTGGAACGGCTGCGTACCTGCCTGGCCAAACGGGAGGCACCATGAATATCCGCGGCAATGATCCGCTGCGCCAGAAGCTGGCGTCCGAATACGTGCTGGGCACCTTGAAGGGGGGCGCGCGGCGCCGTTTCGAAGGCTGGCTCTACAACGACGCCGACCTGCGCAATATCACGGCCGAATGGCGCCAGCGCCTGGAACCGATGGCCGAGTTCGCCACCCCGGTGGCGCCGCCCAAGCGCGTCTGGCAGCAGATCGAGCAGCGGCTGCACCTGGCGCAGGCGAAGCATGGCGGCTGGACACTGTGGCGCGAGTCGGTCTCGTTCTGGCGTTCGCTGGGCCTGGCCTCAAGCGCGATTGCCGCGCTGCTGGTGATCGTCATGTCGACGCAATTGATGAACACGCCGCAGATCAGCCATGTGGCGACCCTGATGGACGAGAAATCGCAGACGGCCTTGCTGCTGACGGCCGACAGCCGCCACGACACGCTGGAAGTGCGCATGGTGGGCAATGCCCCGGTGCCGAGTGACAAGGATCTGGAACTGTGGGCCGTGCCGAAAAGCGGCAACCCGCGCTCGCTGGGCCTGCTGGCCGACAAGGGCAGCGTAAAGCTGGCCTTGTCCGACCGCGCGATCGGCAACGATGTGGCCCTGCTGGCCGTGACCCTGGAGCCGCGCGGCGGCTCGCCCGATCCGAATGGACCGACCGGGCCGATCTTGTATAAAGGTAATTGGGTAAGGTTGTAGCCTTATTTCGGATACAGAATCATCTGCGTGCAGCGAAACAGGGCCAGGGTCTTGCCGGTTTCCTTGCTTTTCACCACGGCGTCCCACACTTGCGTGTTGCGGCCCTTGTGCTCGACTTTCGCCGTGCAGACGATGGTGCCGTCGCGGGCCGTGCCCAGGTGGTTCGATTTCAGTTCGATGGTGGTGAAGTTGTTGGCGCCTTCGGGCAGGTTGGCGATGCAGCCATAGCCTGAAGCCGTGTCCGCCAGGGTCACCACGCTGCCGGCGTGCAGATAGCCGTTCGGCGCCAGCAAATGCGGCTGCACTGGCAGTTCGGCCGTCACCTGGCCGTCGCCGACGGAGGTGATGACAATGCCCAGGTGGCCGGGCAGGCGGCCGATGCCGCGCTGGTTCAATACTTCCAAGGTGATCTCGGGATTGCTCATGGTTATCTTTCTTATAGGGTCAGAAACACTATGATGATAGCAACTTTCCCTTGCAACGGTATGTTGTGCCACTGCTTCATAAAGCAAATCAATTGCAACAGACGCTGACAACGATACCGTTTTCTTGCTACCATGCGCCACATGTCCACCCGCCAACCACCTTGCAAGCCAGCTTATCAAGCGGCGTCCGCCTTCGCGCGCACGCCGTGGCAGCTGTGCGTGGCCCTGTTCAGTGCGCTGGCCCTGGTGTTCCTGCTGTCGACCGCCGCCTCGCATCTGCACAAGACCAGCCTGGACGCGGAAGAGTGCACGCTGTGCGCCACCGCCATCGACAAGGTGGCCGACCTTGCCGTGCCGCCGGCCCTCGTCGAGCCGCCGGCGCAATTGCTGCCGTATCGCTTGCTGGCCCTGCTGCCGGCGCTGCCCGCTCCCATTATCACCCTGCTGTTGCCGCCCGTGCGCGGCCCCCCGTCGACCTCGCTGTAGTTCCCACGCTTTTACTTTTTTTCAGGCTGCCTTGCCGCGTCCACCGGGACCGCGCCATGCCGCCTGGCGTACACTATTTTGAGGTTCACCATGCAACACACTCCACGCCTGAGCGCGCTGTCGCTCGCCATTGCCAGCCTGTTTGCCGTTTCCGCCCATGCCGATGAGGCAGCGCCGCAGGAGATGCAGACCGTCGAAGTCACCTCGGCCCACCTGCGCAGCGCGCGCATCGAGCTGTCGCCGAAAGTGGGCACCACCATCTACAGCATCGACAGCCATATGGTCGACATGCTGGCCCAGGGCGACAACACGCCGTTCAATGAAGTGCTGCTGCGCCTGCCGGGCGTGTCGCAGGATTCGAAAGGCTCGGGCGCCCTGCACGTGCGTGACGACCATGCGAACGTGCAATACCGCATCAATGGCGTGCAGCTGCCGGAAAGCATCAGCGGCTTCGGCCAGTCGATCGACACGCGGCTGATCGACAAGACCGATTTCATCACGGGCGCCTTGCCGGCCCAGTTCGGCCTGCGCACGGCCGGCATCGTCGATATCGAAACCAAGGAAGGCGGGCTGACACCAGGCGGACGGATCGGCATCCTGGTGGGCAGCCACAACCATATCGAACCGAGCGCCGAGTTTTTCGGCAGCGTCGGCAAGTTCAATTACTATTTGTCCGGCAGCTACCTGGGCAACTCGCTGGGCGTGGAAAACCCACAGGACACGCGCAATGCGCTGCACGACAAGACGCGCCAGAACAAATCGTTCGGCAATCTGTCGTATTTCCTTGATGACAATACCCGCCTGGGCGCCATGTTCGGCACTTATAACGGCCGCTTCCAGATCCCGAACAATCCGGACCAGGCGCCCGGTTTCACCCTGGCCGGCCGCAGCGACGCGCAGGCTGGCACCTCGACCCTGCCATCGTCGCAGCTCGATGAAAACCAGCGCGAAGTGAACCGCTTCGTGGTGCTGTCGCTGCAAAAAAGCCTGGGCGACCTCAACTACCAAGTCTCCGCCTTCCACCAGTATTCGCAATTGCACTTCACGCCCGATTCGATTGGCGACCTGATCTACAACGGCGTGGCTTCGGATTCACGCCGTTCGAACAGCGCTTCCGGTGCCCAGTTTGACATCAGCTACAAAGTGCACCAGGACCACACCTTGCGCGCCGGCCTGGCCTACACGCGCCAGAAAACGGCCAGCGACAATACGGTGGGTGTATTCCCGGCCGATGACAACGGACAGACCTCCACCACACCGGTCACCATCGTCGACAACAGCGGCAAGACCGGTACCCTGTCCAGCTTTTACCTGCAGGATGAATGGCATATCAGCAAACCGCTGACCCTGAACTACGGCGCGCGCTTCGACAAGGTTTCGGCCTATACCAGCGAACAGCAATGGAGTCCGCGCGTCAACCTGGC is a window of Janthinobacterium sp. J1-1 DNA encoding:
- a CDS encoding phosphoheptose isomerase, which codes for MNNQRILSHFHESAELKIQAATVLAPAIAQAIELMFAALSNGNKILACGNGGSAADCQHFAAELVGRFERERFPLPALALTTDTSIMTAVANDYSYREIFSKQVQAFGQAGDILLAISTSGNSGNVMAAVEAALEREMRVVALTGKDGGAIGKLLTDADVHICVPAERTARIQEVHLTTIHCICDGIDVALFGGDVND
- a CDS encoding TonB-dependent receptor domain-containing protein codes for the protein MQHTPRLSALSLAIASLFAVSAHADEAAPQEMQTVEVTSAHLRSARIELSPKVGTTIYSIDSHMVDMLAQGDNTPFNEVLLRLPGVSQDSKGSGALHVRDDHANVQYRINGVQLPESISGFGQSIDTRLIDKTDFITGALPAQFGLRTAGIVDIETKEGGLTPGGRIGILVGSHNHIEPSAEFFGSVGKFNYYLSGSYLGNSLGVENPQDTRNALHDKTRQNKSFGNLSYFLDDNTRLGAMFGTYNGRFQIPNNPDQAPGFTLAGRSDAQAGTSTLPSSQLDENQREVNRFVVLSLQKSLGDLNYQVSAFHQYSQLHFTPDSIGDLIYNGVASDSRRSNSASGAQFDISYKVHQDHTLRAGLAYTRQKTASDNTVGVFPADDNGQTSTTPVTIVDNSGKTGTLSSFYLQDEWHISKPLTLNYGARFDKVSAYTSEQQWSPRVNLAYQLAPGTALHAGYSRYFTPPPQELAAQGSIDLYANTTNAPEIATSDNVKAERTHYYDIGISHQVNSKLTLTADAYYKKISNLLDEGQFGQALILTPFNYAEGYAKGLELSAIYSEKDWGLFLNASTQKAQGRNINSGQALFGADEVAYIKNNYVFLDHDQTYTMSGGGHYHFGDSQVSADFLYGSGLRMTPDGGAPNSGHLPHYFTVNTALTHTWKNTPLGKVEGRLALINLFDKSYLLRDGSGVGVGAPQYGARRSLYAGLSTSF
- a CDS encoding anti-sigma factor domain-containing protein → MNIRGNDPLRQKLASEYVLGTLKGGARRRFEGWLYNDADLRNITAEWRQRLEPMAEFATPVAPPKRVWQQIEQRLHLAQAKHGGWTLWRESVSFWRSLGLASSAIAALLVIVMSTQLMNTPQISHVATLMDEKSQTALLLTADSRHDTLEVRMVGNAPVPSDKDLELWAVPKSGNPRSLGLLADKGSVKLALSDRAIGNDVALLAVTLEPRGGSPDPNGPTGPILYKGNWVRL
- a CDS encoding BON domain-containing protein — translated: MTKFGTGPGWKRVQRPLATALLCGAMLTSLTGCIELMVGGAVMSGVAAADRRTLGAQTEDKAIAVKGESRVPAVTGDAGHVNVTSFNRRVLLTGEVRDEAMKNAVEREVRNIAGVESVANELIIAGPASYTSRSNDALITTKVKASLVDMKTISAASFKVVTENGTVFLMGRVTQREGTVAADVARGVGGVQKVVKLFDYISEAELKQFQADPAPARVNNPVGQ
- a CDS encoding YraN family protein; amino-acid sequence: MPPPDKRELGRLAEDDALAYLLLQGLKLIERNFLCKGGELDLIMRDGKSVVFIEVRQRSGSAFGGALASITPAKQRRMTRAAQTWLLSQKNLPPCRFDAVVIDGGRMEWLKNILDM
- a CDS encoding PaaI family thioesterase, which codes for MSNPEITLEVLNQRGIGRLPGHLGIVITSVGDGQVTAELPVQPHLLAPNGYLHAGSVVTLADTASGYGCIANLPEGANNFTTIELKSNHLGTARDGTIVCTAKVEHKGRNTQVWDAVVKSKETGKTLALFRCTQMILYPK
- a CDS encoding TlpA disulfide reductase family protein → MSTSTSKSWLKPVLIAVLVAGVAAAGYLSLNNKQSAPDVTFHAIDGEKISSSSLRGKVVLVNFWATSCTTCVAEMPEMVETYNKYKAQGLEFVAVAMQYDPANYVLNFAQTRQLPFKVALDVTGEAAKAYGDVAMTPTTFVLDKQGKILKRYVGKPEFAELHKLLETAIAG
- a CDS encoding sigma-70 family RNA polymerase sigma factor; this translates as MSPDAPSLDPQQLKAWLLAAGNKDAKAFRQLYNATSSKLFGFALRILHKQELAEEALQEGFVAIWNNAATYQSHLAAPMTWMATIVRNKAFDVLRRSDDTVEIDAEQFDSEVMNALRDPQATPIESLQMSGDAKALAFCMSALEGLHRQVVALAYYHDLSHSEVAQQMSLPIGTVKTWIRRSLERLRTCLAKREAP